The following are encoded together in the Pedobacter steynii genome:
- a CDS encoding glycoside hydrolase family 32 protein codes for MNRKSLKIAFFSVLLLCTSVRDTARAQQQVAGQMEQHRPQFHFSPKNNWMNDPNGMVYLNGKYHLFYQHNPNSTVWGPMHWGHATTRDFFNWEEQPIALYPDSLGTIFSGSAVVDVNNTAGFGKNALVAIFTYHNHKIEEAKTGLHQYQGIAYSNDEGKTWTKYKGNPVLPNPGITDFRDPKVMWYEAGKKWIMTLATKDRITFYSSANLKDWKRESDFGDKFGGHGGVWECPDLISFDVKGKTVWVLLVSINPGGPNGGSATQYFTGDFDGNKFIPSSTVEKWLDYGTDNYAGITWSNTGKRKIFIGWMNNWQYANQVPTKNWRGATTIARDLHLDQIAGDFYVRSVPVKEMNAYVKPVYKKKSLTLNKEIDLSAYAKGLDGKLKLDFTFNTTKSIEIVLSNKEGQKLLIGYDNKTKTYYIDRTHSGASDFEKGFAKKHSAPRIANTTNAKVSLILDVASAELFADNGLTVMTDVFFPESLINGVKLSGNGNQVINNLIISSIPSFK; via the coding sequence ATGAATAGGAAATCTTTAAAAATTGCTTTTTTTAGTGTACTGCTACTCTGTACATCAGTCAGAGATACAGCAAGAGCTCAACAGCAAGTAGCCGGACAGATGGAACAACATCGTCCGCAATTCCACTTTTCGCCAAAGAACAATTGGATGAACGACCCTAATGGAATGGTGTATTTAAACGGGAAATACCATCTGTTTTATCAGCATAACCCGAATTCGACAGTCTGGGGGCCCATGCACTGGGGACATGCAACAACACGTGACTTCTTTAATTGGGAGGAGCAGCCTATTGCCCTTTATCCGGATAGTTTGGGAACGATATTTTCGGGTAGCGCAGTAGTAGATGTCAATAATACGGCGGGCTTTGGTAAAAATGCACTGGTCGCAATATTTACCTATCACAATCATAAAATAGAAGAAGCCAAAACTGGTCTTCATCAATATCAAGGCATTGCCTATAGTAATGACGAAGGAAAAACATGGACAAAATATAAAGGAAACCCTGTTCTCCCAAATCCGGGAATAACCGATTTCAGAGATCCAAAAGTAATGTGGTATGAGGCTGGTAAAAAATGGATTATGACCTTGGCTACAAAGGATAGAATAACTTTTTACTCGTCGGCAAACCTAAAGGATTGGAAGAGAGAAAGCGACTTTGGGGATAAATTTGGTGGTCATGGTGGCGTATGGGAATGTCCTGATCTTATCTCATTTGATGTTAAAGGTAAAACGGTATGGGTACTGTTGGTTAGTATCAACCCAGGAGGACCAAATGGAGGTTCCGCAACTCAATATTTTACCGGCGATTTTGATGGGAACAAGTTTATACCCAGCTCCACTGTAGAAAAATGGCTGGATTATGGTACTGATAATTACGCCGGAATTACCTGGTCGAACACAGGTAAGAGGAAAATCTTTATTGGCTGGATGAACAACTGGCAGTATGCAAATCAGGTTCCGACAAAGAACTGGCGTGGTGCAACAACAATTGCCAGGGATTTACATTTGGATCAGATAGCGGGAGATTTTTATGTGCGGTCTGTCCCGGTAAAAGAGATGAATGCATATGTCAAACCGGTCTATAAAAAGAAATCTTTAACACTCAACAAGGAAATTGATCTGTCTGCTTACGCAAAAGGTCTGGATGGAAAGCTAAAGCTGGATTTTACCTTTAACACCACCAAAAGCATTGAGATTGTTTTGAGCAATAAAGAAGGGCAAAAGCTCCTGATTGGCTATGACAATAAAACAAAGACATACTATATTGACAGAACTCATTCCGGTGCGAGTGATTTTGAAAAAGGTTTTGCAAAAAAGCATAGTGCACCAAGAATAGCCAATACGACAAACGCCAAAGTTAGCCTGATATTAGATGTTGCATCAGCAGAGCTTTTTGCTGATAATGGTTTAACCGTGATGACCGATGTGTTTTTCCCTGAAAGTTTAATAAACGGAGTTAAGCTCTCCGGAAATGGAAATCAGGTTATTAATAACCTGATCATCTCATCAATACCTTCTTTTAAATAG
- a CDS encoding metallophosphoesterase, with amino-acid sequence MKRRDFVKGTALTAIGASMLAPLQSFAASPETHLESEDVAPRSELKDDYPVHFMAVGDWGRNGADHQKHVATQMGKWATENPNDFILSLGDNFYPKGVTSEHDPLWHYSFENIYTDFSLQWDWYPILGNHDYISDPDAQVRYSKISRRWKMPSRYYSKEVPIKGGGKLLMVFIDTCPLIPEFHTSEQYGPWVKDQQPEMQLKWLDETLKNASSEVKWKMVMGHHPMYTVGPRIRNYDTLAVRKVLSDIFERNKVDVYLSGHDHSLQHLSTGGFTQQFISGAGSEVTPVTAGIPYSKFEASEYGFMYFSVDQTRLNAKIIDHSGKNIYETTLKKA; translated from the coding sequence AGAAGAGATTTTGTAAAGGGTACCGCCCTTACAGCGATAGGTGCAAGCATGCTTGCACCCCTTCAATCATTTGCTGCCAGTCCGGAGACACATCTGGAAAGTGAAGACGTAGCGCCACGAAGTGAGTTAAAAGATGACTACCCGGTCCACTTTATGGCAGTAGGCGACTGGGGACGTAATGGTGCCGATCATCAGAAACATGTTGCCACGCAAATGGGCAAATGGGCTACCGAAAATCCGAACGACTTTATCCTTTCGCTTGGTGATAACTTCTATCCTAAAGGGGTGACCAGCGAACATGATCCGCTATGGCATTACTCGTTTGAGAATATTTATACCGATTTTTCTTTGCAGTGGGACTGGTATCCGATTCTCGGAAACCACGATTACATCTCAGATCCTGATGCACAGGTAAGGTACAGTAAGATCAGCAGGAGATGGAAAATGCCTTCCAGGTACTACTCGAAAGAAGTGCCGATAAAAGGTGGAGGAAAATTGCTAATGGTTTTTATCGATACCTGTCCGCTGATACCTGAATTTCATACCAGCGAGCAATACGGGCCCTGGGTAAAAGACCAGCAGCCTGAAATGCAGCTTAAATGGCTGGATGAAACTTTAAAAAATGCAAGCTCGGAGGTAAAATGGAAAATGGTGATGGGGCATCATCCGATGTATACGGTTGGACCGAGAATCAGGAATTATGATACCCTGGCTGTTAGAAAAGTACTCTCTGACATCTTTGAACGCAATAAAGTGGATGTTTACCTTTCGGGGCACGACCATTCGCTACAACACCTGAGCACGGGAGGTTTTACCCAACAGTTTATTTCAGGTGCAGGTTCTGAGGTCACTCCGGTAACAGCTGGAATTCCTTACAGCAAGTTCGAAGCTTCGGAGTATGGTTTTATGTATTTTTCGGTGGATCAAACCCGGTTAAACGCGAAGATAATAGACCATAGCGGAAAAAACATCTATGAAACCACTTTGAAGAAGGCCTAG